The following proteins are co-located in the Silene latifolia isolate original U9 population chromosome 1, ASM4854445v1, whole genome shotgun sequence genome:
- the LOC141614986 gene encoding serine/threonine-protein kinase TOUSLED encodes MSDDVLIHLASNSSNQSDNSLNPTKRAKLEARLVGKGLSSGSGLVLGSSSLPVPTQPVWPSSSSRFEAVENVPDASTSSDSDDDNGGEYLIQANTQKRQRVQDDNSTVLDPVQGVGDGKVDVKTNKKKQRRGRPHGSSGRGRGSKSNDNSKTQISSSAVPSLNGHADSSNKDVKSKELFGNGERPSFEEEVSSLRSKVAILEEELKKSREEVANYQKLCNQLEKELKEHKECEELMKPKRAKVISDLLISVSKAERQETRMKIRQDSLRLGSVGVIRAGHVISETWEDGQALKDINAHIKQLLEAKEMVERQRKLLRKRPSDKSDVGDMESGNQEEDFLIQDEIYKSRLASIKREEEGVYRERDRYELEKGRLIREMKRIRDEDGSRFNNFPILNRRYALLNLLGKGGFSEVYKAYDLVEHRYVACKLHGLNPQWSEEKKQSYIRHAIREYNIHKTLVHNNIVRLWDTFEIDHNAFCTVLEFCSGKDLDAVLKATPVLSEKEARIIIVQIFQGLVYLNKRTQKIIHYDLKPGNVLFDELGIAKLTDFGLSKIVEEDVGPQGMELTSQGAGTYWYLPPECFELHKIPLISSKVDVWSVGVLFYQMLFGRRPFGHDQTQERILREDTIIKARKVDFPSRPSVSAEAKELIRRCLTYNQAERPDVLSIAQDAYLTYAKK; translated from the exons ATGTCTGATGATGTGTTGATCCATTTAGCGTCTAATTCAAGTAACCAATCTGATAATTCATTGAATCCCACCAAAAGGGCTAAGCTTGAAGCTCGTTTAGTGGGCAAGGGTTTGAGTTCGGGTTCGGGTTTAGTTTTGGGTTCGAGCTCCTTGCCTGTGCCTACCCAGCCTGTTTGGCCGTCCTCGTCGTCGAGGTTTGAGGCTGTTGAAAATGTGCCTGATGCTTCCACTTCTAGTGATTCTGATGATGAT AATGGTGGGGAATATCTTATACAAGCCAACACTCAGAAGCGTCAAAGAGTTCAGGATGACAATAGCACTGTTTTGGATCCCGTTCAG GGCGTGGGTGATGGAAAGGTAGATGTTAAAACAAACAAGAAAAAACAGCGTCGTGGGAGGCCGCATGGATCATCTGGACGGGGACGTGGTTCTAAATCAAATGATAATTCTAAAACTCAAATATCTTCTTCAGCAGTTCCTTCTTTGAATGGTCATGCGGATAGCTCAAACAAG GATGTGAAAAGTAAAGAATTGTTTGGAAATGGTGAACGGCCTTCCTTTGAG GAAGAGGTTTCATCATTGCGCAGTAAAGTTGCCATCTTAGAAGAGGAGCTAAAAAAATCACGTGAGGAGGTTGCTAATTATCAGAAGCTGTGCAATCAATTAGAGAAG GAGCTCAAGGAACATAAGGAATGTGAAGAACTAATGAAACCAAAG CGAGCAAAAGTCATATCTGATCTGCTGATATCTGTTTCAAAAGCTGAGAGACAAGAAACAAGGATGAAAATTCGCCAGGATTCTCTTAGGCTTGGAAGTGTTGGAGTGATCAG GGCTGGTCATGTCATATCTGAGACGTGGGAGGATGGACAAGCATTGAAAGACATCAACGCTCATATT AAACAATTATTGGAGGCAAAGGAAATGGTTGAGAGGCAACGGAAATTGTTGAGAAAGCGACCATCTG ATAAAAGTGATGTTGGTGACATGGAGTCCGGTAATCAAGAGGAAGATTTTCTTATACAGGATGAAATTTATAAATCTCGACTAGCCAGTATTAAGCGG GAGGAAGAAGGGGTCTATCGCGAGAGAGACCGGTATGAGTTGGAGAAGGGAAGGCTAATACGTGAGATGAAGCGTATACGAGACGAAGATGGTTCTCGCTTCAACAACTTTCCAATTCTGAACCGTCGCTATGCTCTTTTGAATCTTTTAGGGAAAGGAGGATTCAGCGAGGTTTACAAG GCTTATGACTTGGTAGAGCATAGATACGTTGCATGCAAGCTTCATGGTCTGAATCCCCAGTGGAGTGAAGAAAAGAAGCAAAGCTACATCAGACATGCTATTCGAGAGTACAACATTCACAAGACCTTGGTCCATAATAACATTGTTCGTCTTTGGGATACTTTTGAGATTGATCACAATGCATTTTGCACGGTCCTGGAGTTTTGTAGCG GCAAAGATCTTGACGCTGTTCTTAAGGCTACACCTGTGTTGTCAGAGAAGGAAGCACGGATAATAATTGTGCAGATATTTCAAGGACTTGTTTATTTGAACAAGAGAACACAAAAGATTATTCATTATGATTTGAAGCCTGGGAATGTACTTTTTGATGAGCTTGGAATTGCTAAATTGACAGACTTTGGATTGAGTAAAATAGTAGAGGAGGATGTTGGACCTCAGGGTATGGAGCTTACTTCTCAAGGAGCGGGAACTTATTG GTATCTGCCTCCTGAATGCTTTGAGCTCCATAAAATACCGTTAATATCGTCAAAG GTGGATGTCTGGTCGGTGGGTGTCCTGTTCTACCAAATGCTGTTTGGGAGACGTCCTTTTGGACACGATCAAACTCAGGAGCGAATTTTACGTGAAGATACCATTATCAAAGCTAGGAAGGTGGACTTCCCTTCAAGACCTAGTGTTTCAGCTGAGGCAAAA GAGTTAATACGGCGCTGTCTAACCTACAATCAAGCAGAGCGACCCGATGTTTTAAGTATTGCCCAGGATGCATATCTAACCTATGCCAAGAAATGA
- the LOC141615011 gene encoding protein CHLORORESPIRATORY REDUCTION 42, chloroplastic, producing MSHTLSSSIAHKPFPVSELPTTRFRSVATRCTLNNEQSSGTELTNKGASKLNIGSPIIITEAPKMIKTAASVPCLRVNSGLLNPGDVGRIVSRKPMNVWAVRLSIGTYLIDEKYFKPLQLDE from the exons ATGTCGCACACTTTATCTTCTTCCATAGCACACAAGCCATTTCCAGTAAGTGAACTCCCAACTACGAGATTCCGAAGCGTGGCGACTCGGTGTACGTTGAATAATGAGCAATCATCTGGTACCGAGTTAACCAACAAGGGTGCATCGAAACTGAACATAGGATCCCCCATCATCATTACCGAAGCTCCTAAAATGATTAAGACCGCGGCTTCAGTCCCTTGTCTTAGGGTCAATTCCGGTTTGCTCAATCCCGGTGATGTCGGGAG GATCGTATCTAGAAAACCAATGAACGTGTGGGCTGTTCGTTTGAGCATCGGAACATACCTTATAGACGAGAAATATTTCAAGCCTCTCCAATTGGATGAatga
- the LOC141614996 gene encoding uncharacterized protein LOC141614996 has product MGKSSTHINFILGLILCISIVTLVVAEAHQEERMVYKDPKKHVETRVKDLLKRMTLAEKLGQMTQIERVNATAEVMKKYAIGSVLSGGGSVPQVNASAEEWIELVNRIQKGSLSSRLGIPMIYGIDAVHGNNNVYKATIFPHNVGLGVTRDPELVKRIGAATALEVRATGIPYAFAPCIAVCRDPRWGRCYESYSEDPKIVQKMTSIIDGLQGVAPANSRGYPYVDGKLKVAACAKHFVGDGGTVKGINENNTVIDWEGLLKIHMPGYLPAIKKGVATVMASYSSWNGIKMHANHHLLTSFLKGRLGFKGFVISDWQGIDRITSPPHANYTNSVETSVNSGVDMIMGPYNYEEVINTLTELVHKKAIPMSRIDDAVTRILRVKFAMGLFEHPLADTSLVKQLGSKAHRELAREGVRKSLVVLKNGKHEKKPVLPLPKKAKKILVAGTHADNLAYQCGGWTISWQGENGNNYTTGITILKAIEATVDKDTKVVYKENPEKSSLKKHDYSYAIVVVGELPYAETNGDSLNLTIPKPGPEIIKNVCHHIKCVVVLISGRPVVIEPYLKKMDALVAAWLPGSEGQGVADVLFGDYAATGKLARTWFKRVDQLPMNVGDKHYDPLFPFGFGITTKVAKKDE; this is encoded by the exons ATGGGAAAATCATCAACACACATAAATTTTATATTGGGATTAATACTATGCATAAGTATAGTGACTTTAGTAGTAGCAGAGGCACATCAGGAGGAGCGCATGGTGTATAAAGACCCAAAGAAGCACGTCGAAACAAGGGTAAAAGACCTTCTAAAGCGAATGACATTAGCCGAGAAATTAGGACAAATGACTCAAATAGAGAGGGTGAATGCCACAGCAGAGGTGATGAAAAAATACGCGATTGGTAGCGTACTCAGTGGTGGTGGAAGCGTACCTCAGGTAAATGCTAGTGCCGAAGAATGGATTGAATTGGTTAATAGGATACAGAAGGGGTCCCTTAGTAGTCGGCTTGGTATACCGATGATTTATGGGATTGATGCTGTTCATGGTAACAACAATGTGTACAAGGCTACTATCTTCCCTCATAATGTTGGCCTTGGAGTTACTAG GGATCCAGAGCTTGTAAAGAGAATTGGAGCGGCAACTGCGCTTGAAGTCAGGGCAACTGGCATTCCCTACGCTTTTGCACCATGTATCGCG GTATGTCGAGACCCGAGATGGGGTAGGTGCTATGAAAGTTACAGTGAGGATCCTAAAATTGTTCAAAAGATGACTTCTATCATCGACGGTTTGCAAGGTGTTGCTCCTGCTAATTCCAGAGGTTATCCATATGTTGATGGAAA GCTGAAAGTTGCAGCTTGTGCAAAGCACTTTGTCGGTGATGGTGGAACCGTAAAGGGAATTAATGAGAACAACACAGTAATTGATTGGGAAGGATTGCTGAAAATTCACATGCCGGGTTATTTGCCCGCGATCAAGAAGGGTGTAGCTACTGTCATGGCTTCCTACTCTAGTTGGAATGGCATCAAGATGCATGCTAATCATCATTTGCTTACCAGCTTCCTTAAAGGCAGACTCGGGTTTAAG GGATTTGTTATCTCGGATTGGCAAGGTATTGATAGGATCACATCTCCACCCCATGCTAACTACACAAACTCAGTTGAAACTTCTGTTAATTCCGGTGTTGATATG ATTATGGGGCCTTACAACTACGAGGAGGTCATTAACACATTAACCGAACTTGTACACAAGAAGGCGATCCCAATGAGCCGCATTGATGATGCAGTTACCAGGATCTTGCGAGTCAAGTTCGCCATGGGCCTCTTTGAACATCCTCTGGCCGATACTAGCCTGGTTAAACAACTCGGATCAAAG GCTCATAGAGAATTGGCAAGGGAGGGAGTAAGGAAGTCATTGGTAGTGTTAAAGAATGGAAAACACGAGAAGAAGCCGGTACTTCCATTGCCAAAGAAAGCGAAGAAGATACTTGTAGCCGGAACTCATGCTGATAACTTGGCTTACCAATGTGGTGGTTGGACAATTTCATGGCAAGGAGAGAATGGCAACAACTACACTACTG GAATAACCATCCTGAAAGCCATTGAAGCAACCGTCGACAAAGACACCAAAGTAGTGTACAAGGAAAACCCGGAAAAATCCTCACTAAAAAAACACGATTACTCCTACGCAATAGTAGTAGTCGGTGAACTTCCATATGCAGAGACCAATGGAGACAGTTTAAACTTGACAATCCCAAAACCCGGTCCAGAGATAATCAAGAATGTATGTCATCATATCAAATGTGTGGTGGTGTTAATCTCCGGTCGACCAGTCGTGATTGAACCGTATCTAAAGAAGATGGATGCTCTTGTTGCAGCTTGGCTTCCTGGCTCTGAAGGCCAAGGtgtggctgatgttttatttgGTGATTACGCGGCAACCGGGAAACTTGCTAGGACTTGGTTTAAAAGGGTTGATCAACTTCCTATGAATGTTGGGGATAAGCATTATGATCCTTTGTTTCCTTTTGGGTTTGGGATTACTACCAAGGTTGCAAAGAAAGATGAGTAG